A window of Carassius carassius chromosome 48, fCarCar2.1, whole genome shotgun sequence genomic DNA:
caccaggagttctgtcttcgtaaggttaagctgaaggtgatgctcattcatccagctagaaatgtcactcagacaggctgaaatgcgagcagctactgccgggtcgtctggctggaatgagaagtagagttgggtgtcatcagcgtagcagtgataagaaaagcaatgcttctgaatgacagatcctaatgatgtcatgtagatggagaagagaagtggtccaagtactgagccttgaggaaccccagtagtggTGTGACTCTGAAATATCacacctccaagacacactgaaggatctgtcagagaggtaggacttaacccacaggagtgcagttccagagatgcccatctttctgagggtggacaggagaatctggtgattaagagtgtcaaaagcagcagacaggtccagtaagatgagtactgaggattttgaagctgctcttcctagtcgcagggcttcagtaaccgagagcagagcagtctcagttgagtggccacttttgaagccagattggttgctgtccaggaggttgttctgtacaaggaacatagaaagctggttgaacacagctcgctcaagtgtctttgcaatgaatggaagaagggataccggtctgtagttttcaagaagcgctggatttagagatggtttcttgagcattgGGCTTACCCgcgcctgcttgaatgctgagggaaatgttccagagtgaagagaggagttgataatgtgagtaagcgaaggtatgactgaagaagagatcgcttgaaggaggtgagtggggatcggatcaagtggacaagtagtaggataattggacaggagaagtttggagacgtccatctctgagagtggggagaaggaggagaaagagtgtgcgtcggtcattgtgaagttgtcctcagtctgtggtgtggagaattggtcactgatggatcttgtcttatttgtgaagaaagctgcaaagtcgtccgctgtaagagtcgatggaggaggtggtggcggcggattaagaagagaagagaaagtcttgaagagtgtccgagcgtcacaacatttcttaattttttgtggtagtaggatgctttagccatgaagacatttgcagagaaggaagagaggagagactgatacacactgaggtcggtagagtttcttgatttctgccatttcctctctgcagccctgagtttagagtgatgttcacggagaacctcggtcagccagggggcagatggggcggtgcgtgctggtctagacaacagtgggcaaaagttgtccaagcaagatgttaaagtaagcaaaagagtgtccgtagcgctgttcgtgtccagagcagaaaactgagagagtgcaggaagtgaggacgaaaccacagaagataggcgagatggagagagtgagcgtaggttccgtcgaaaggtgacctgcgttggagtgtgaggaacttcaggagtaagtgctaggttagcagtaatgaggaagtggtctgaggtgtgcagtggagcaactgaagagttgtccacagagcaacagagcgtgtagatgaggtccagttggttgcctgatttgtgagtcgctgtagtagacactagcttgagatcaaatgaggtgagcagagttttgaagtcagcagcctggggcttatctaggtggatgttgaagtcaccaagcagtaccagaggagtaccatcttcaggaaagtttgatagcagcacatccaactcctccaaaaagtttcccaattgacctgggggacaataaatgaccacaaagtggattttaacagggtgggttacagtaatggcatgtgattcaaatgaaccagtacctgtaggtgatggctgaagatcaaatttccattcttttgatataaggagacccgtacctccacccctcccagtggtacgaggagtgtgggaacaagtgaaattagtggagagggctgcaggggtggcagtatcttcaggtttgatccaagtctcagtcagtgccatgaggctgcgaccggaatgagtagcaagagaagaaatgaagtctgctttgttaactgcagactggcagttccagagaccaactggaatagagagcataGTAGTAGAGGttagagggacaggccgtaggtttgtcagacaggcttTTCTGCGACGTACATTGCATGCTCtctgagtgttagtagtgatagtagagatctgaaagcacatagtgactacaagtgtaagagatatttgagaacaaggtatacaaaaagtaaagaaagaggagaaacgcaatactcaagtgccctgtcagtgtccttgctcggtggagtcgcgcaggtagagtcgattgtctttacactcgtcggtctttacacgaggagggctcacacgagggctgccgcggtgaaacctaacgcttttgtatttgccttattacctgtgattgaagtcagctggccacgcctcactatttagcagatcgaaactgggcagtcgcgcgaaaggcaaacgcaaaaccaagcgccactttcagcacgtatttaccagggtaagacacacacaatttaaaccaaaaactttcctagcaatgacgatcacacagtagtctaatgagaaaacaacacaaaacactcacaagctgctgtccttctctgttgctcgattgtttcttctgacaagtgcttgcaAAACaactaattaagtactttcactggctttggccacgcctcactatttagcagatcgaaactgcgCAGTCGCGCGATAGGCAAAcacaaaaccaagcgccactttcagcacgtatttaccagggtaagacacacacaatctaaaccaaaaactttcctagcaatgacgatcgcacagtagtctaatgagaaaacgacacagaacactcacaagctgctgtccttctctgttgctcgactgtttcttctgacaagtgcttgcaaaacagctaattaagtatgTCAGGTTCTTGATAGGAGTGCGGAGGTGCTTTGCAAGTCAGTCTGCTGGTGTCGTAGGGTTATGAGAGCAGGAGTTTCTGGTATGGCTCCATCACAAAATGCGCAGGTGTGAAGGCGCCTGCAGTTAGACGAGAGGCAGCCCTTACAGTGGCTGAAGGAAGAGTGGAAGAAAGTatgttgggatgaaaggatgtcTTTGAGTGGGGGGTAGGGGGTTGAGGATGAGGATATAAGAGGGGGGAGGAGGTAGGGGAAGGTAGGGAGAAAGTGCAATTAAGAGGTAAAGAGAGGGTAGAATAGGCTGAAGGAAGGGTGGAAGACAGGATGTTGGGATGGCGCTGCTGTGGGGGAGCTGTTGAAGCTGTATGATTgttcacctgaggtgctgccGTGGTTGTGCTGTTATAGCTGCAGACTCATCcgcctgaggcgctgctgtggtggtgctcttgtagctgtatgatcgttcactTGAGGCGCTgttgtggtggtgctgttgtagctgtatgattgttcacctgaggcgctgctgtggtggtgctgttgttagctgcagACTCGACTGCTGAAGCggtgccgtggtggtgctgttgttagctgcagACTTGTCCACCTGAGGCGctgcggtgctgttgtagctgtatgattgtTCACCTGAGGCCCTGCTgttgtggtgctgttgtagctgtatgattgttcacctgaggcgctgctgtggtggtgctgttgttagctgcagACTCGACCACTgaggcgctgctgtggtggtgctgttgttagctgtgtgATTGTCCACCTGAGGTTGCCGACGTGGAGTTTTAATAATCCTATCTGAGCAGAAGTAACAACATTACGAGTAGGGATAtaccggtatcaaattttcctgttgcagttaactgataatgcttttatcacggtatacagtattatcacgggttttaaaaaagtggtcataatacagtataacaggttaaataactttttttcttttaacaaaaataactaaacatttaaaacaatatagcaacacaaacatatataaaagttaaatgttttacacattaaagtgcaaaagaactataaaaaccaataggtatcactttacaataagacctcattagttaaccttagttaatgcattcaacattcaaggcaaggcgaggcaagtttatttatatagcacatttcgtacacaatggtaattcaaaacgaaaagtaatcacaaaaataaaacaagcaatttaagaacttgaaaatgatttgaaaattgacttaaaatgaatttaagacagtttaaaaatagaagatgattttacataaaatcaaatcaaaatgaattgcattcaataaatgcacagctaaacaatgagaaatagctacatttactatagaagttattcatctttgttaaaaaatacaagtcttagttcatgttagctcattaaataacacagttgcaactttcaattttaacaatgtgttattaaatagtggaatacctaagataaatgaatgttcagaataattttttcattggcagtttatgttaacaaatgaagccataatgtaaagtgtgaatgaacaataaaagatcaaaacactttcaaacaatatctagggcatttgtagtccagattaaaaaaaaaaaaaaaatgaatgtttgaagataaatagcctattaagtcgaaatatttcagtagttggctctgtaataaaccgTATAAGGCCGTATTCCTGTAAACAGCTCAAGTTAGGATGGAAAAGGATGTTGGGATGGAAGGATGTTTTTGAGTGGGGTGTGTTGCAAGATGTAGGAAGGCAGTGAGAGAGGTTGGGAGGGAGAAAATGAAAAGAAGATTTGAAAATAGAATTGAAGGTTGAAGGGAGACCGGCTGGTCTGCGTGAGCAAAGACTAGAGAATGCCCAAGACGTGTCACTCCTTTAGTTTTGAATGACGTGAGGGACAGTGAATGGGCATCTGGAATTGAAGTAGCTATAGAAAATTATtaactgtgaagagagaactgaagatgaacaccgagccgagccaaataaaaagtcaagaaccgtttctgtcggacgcgtccgattcgtgaaccgaggagctgatgataaagcgcatgtgtgattcagcgtgaagcagactgacacacagcacatctgaactgaactgattcttttggtgattgattctaaactgattctgtgctaatgttatgagcgtgggtaaaccgaaggcttgaatcaagagcAATCATCCTGGTCAATCAACTGGATAAAGTCagtctttcgttcattatctggctcggctcggtgttcatcttcagttctctcttcacagcagttcagtcagtgtactgtttgagtaaatgaattactccgggacattggtttgttttaactcagagggagtgtcagccacattaaaaaagttaacagcttaagtcatttgtggattaatgcttattggagacgcgaaacatttaaaatgattcagtttgatttggtgaactggttcaaaaggaTCCGGTTACACTACACTgctgtgaacgcgctcacaacagactggaagagaagacaatgctgaataaagtcatggttttcagtatttttggaccaaaatgtattttcgatgcttcaaaaatgtcacatggactactttgaagatgtttttattacctttctggacttggacagtataccgtacacacactttcagtggagggacagaaagctctcagactaaatctaaaatatcttaaactgtgttccgaagatgaacagaggtcttacttacgggtttggaatgacatgagggtgagtttttaatgacataatttttctttttgggtgaactatccctttaaggatataggatgtactgcgtcttagcttgcTTACTGTGCCCAAGAGCAGTGTTTTGAAGTTCATATGTCTTACTAACAAGGAACCACGCTTCTAACCACAGGCAGAAGGCTGTTTTTCAACCACGTAAGTGTGTGATGCTGTTTACTAATTCTGTAGTTCATTTGAACTCTGGTTTCAGGAAAAGCTGAATTGTACTAGTAACATCAAAACTGCAACTATAGTTGCCTGACATTGCTTTTGCGAAACATACCCTAGAAAAATACTTAAAGCGAATGGTGATATTTAAACAGTCCAAAGGATACAAGTACAGACAATACATAACAAGATCATTAAGATTTTTATACAAATACCATCTTTGAAACAGCATCTGTTTACTTACATGCTACTGTGTGTGTCCAATGCAGTTTTTCCCTCAGTGGAGCACTACTCATTCTTTGGTGGCAGGCAACCTGAACGAAAtacattcatttgaaatgttatttCATTGTTTAAATAAACCATGCAACAACCATTAAAAAAAGCATCTTGCTTTAGTTTAGCAAATTCCAGAGCTAGAATATTACACAGCCCATACATTCAATTCTTAAAGAGTACTATGCATATTTTCCCAAGTATCTCTGGTTTTTAACCACCATTTTGCCTGAACCCCCATGGGCTACAGCTTTAGGAGTGCAGTTAGATTGTCCTTTTTACATATTCCAGATTCTATAAcgaattatgaaaatatttaatatctcACATGCATAATAAGGTATTATTTGTATTTCATAATTACTTGGCCCAGAAATTTCAGGTATTGCGTTAGGGACGAGACAAGGAATCAAACACAAGGTAAAATGGgctctttattaataataaattaaacataacattaaacaTAAGACCATAAAACAACAAGCACAGAAGAGGAAACACTGTGAGGGAAGCAAATGGGGATAAATAGGGAAGCAAACAAAGCAGGACAGGTGCAGCAAATGAACCAACAAAGCCCTTAGTATGACTGAAAGAGTGCAGGTCAGAGAACTGGTTTTTATTATACAGTAGGTTATAATGATTAAGAAATCCCTGTTTGATGAAGGTGTCAGTAATGTACCAGTTAGTTGCATGCCAaccactattaaaaaaaaaagaagaggaaaaaaatatatatgtgttaGGTACTCGAAATAATATGGAATGTGAAACATTaaatcaatttatatatttataatgcacgTAAGCTCACAGAGCTGAAGCTGTATGATATTTAGGACGTTCAAAGACTTCAGCATGACAGTTGTGTCTCTAAGCTCATTGATTTCATACTAACAAACAAACTTAACCACAGTCGAGAGGAAGTAAAGGTAAGTTTGTGCTGACCACACATGTagagttttcttttttcaattagtactatttttattaataagtattaatctttaaattcatacctgtaaaacatacatttatctacactgttttttttctgttattctaTTTCCTACTGAAATGTTTGTTCGTTTTGACAGTTTTATTGAAATGAATAAGATGCATAGAATAGGAACTGTGAATCTCTGTGGTAAAATAGGTTCAAGTGAACATTTGCTCATAGTGTTTCGTGTTCATGTTCACTTAGTAAAAGTTTAAACCACCAGCTGAGTGCAAGTGTGTACAGTTGTGTTGTCTGTCAGTGTCTAAACCAGTGGAACATTTCATGTGTCTGAAATATGTCGCATGTAAACCACAAACAAGAGCTGTGCAAAATATAGACATTTCAATATGTAcagaaaacatacaaaacatttaGTATGCAAGGCAAAAAAATCTCTCTAGTACATTTATTGAGGTTTGTTTCCTTGATTTCCAGCTGCatgacaaataataaaatataaaaatgtagaaCTAGCAGAAAATTCCATGATTTCATGACAATGTTACATACATTAGGAATGAAGAAGTGGAATGTATATTCAGGACTGCCAGCTAATTTATGATCAAGTATTTGTTGCATGAAGTTTCATGAAAGTTGCAACAGCAAAAAGCATTTTTAAGGAACCTCATTTGCCCTGTGGTTTACAATTCTAACTACTAGTGTAAACGTCAgcgcatttataataaaaaaacatgatgatTATCACTATTATATATAAGCAACATCTCCACTCATACcaaccagaaaaaaagaaaagaaaaaaaacttatattaacGTCTACTACTCTGCATATTTAGATATGCTgaacttaaaaaatgtatatgaaaataaCTATagcttgtaaaaaagaaaaaaaaatgatataaaggCACAGtttgtatttataatgtattcTACATCATACATTGGCGGTAGACAATCTTGCTCTGCTCTGGACAAGACCTGGTGTTACCGGCACACATGGAAAAATCTATTTCAGCACACTGAAAGAAGATGATATTATAATATGTAAGACAAAATATACATTCATTCTGTCATCATCGCCAATAAATTCTAACCGTAGATGAAGAGAATTTATTTTacacttatttcagtttttaaaacacttttttttttttttacttttttcaatcACAATCGAGTATTTCATCAAGTCATGTAACAGCACCACATATTAAACATTTCAGTTTATTCAGATAATAAATTTATTCACTGCAAGAATCAGGACATGTATTGGAGGAAAAAACAAGATAATAATTCTTAATTATGCATTTTACCTGTAGATTATTTGAGTCATTTTTACATCTTCCAGTTGCATCAGTGTTGCTCTTCACCAAACCTGAAACAATGAATGAACGATCACTCAATTCATACAGCATGTGTAATATGGTAATGTTTGTGTAGATCTAGAGTCTTGTCTTCTTGTATTTAGTTCAGTGAGATCTGAACATACTCGCAGTAAAAGCAGTACAAACCTATTAATGCAATGATCAGAAGCACATTCAGCAGAACAGATGTGATGATGGTCAGGTTTCTCCATGGTGTCTCCTGTTGTGGAGCATCTTTTGATTCCGTCTGATTCCTGTAGACTGAGTCTGTACAATACGTTTGGTTTTATCAGTCTTTATTCAATTTCAGTCTTTAACAGAACAAAGACACTTCAAAAATATTAGTTATTCataaatgtgtataatatatttattattgaaaATCCATCTGAAATGAGAAAGTAACTCACTGCTGATGTAGATTTTGGTGCCGTTGCTGAATTTTTGTGGTTCACTAGTTTTCACACaataataaactcctaattcatcAGCGGTGATATTTCTGATGAACAGACTACTGTTAGTTTTCACTGAGTATTTGAGTTTGAAGAtgctgttttcatatttagctgCTCCTTCTGTGCTACTGAAAGTGCGTAAGATCAACTCTGGAGGATCTGATGATTTCTGTCTGAACCAGTAAATCTCCTTTATATCAAGATCACAGCTTATAATCACATCAGCTCCTAAAGTTACTGCTGTGTTTGTTAGACTCTCTGTGACTTGAGACCACATGAACAGATCTATGagacaaataatttattttataatttattaagacattaaataaaaagaaaccccATTTACTGATTCAATATAATATGTGATAAACTCACAGATCTGAAGCTGGATGATCTTCATCGTGTGATCCAGATGAATATCTTCTATTCTGTGATCATTCAAACATCTCTCACTGTGAGCGGAAACACAGTGAAACCTCGAGCACACAGAGAAGAGGAAGTCAGAGCTGGGCTTCTCTGATAGCACTTCAGCCATCTTCAGGTCTGTAACCCGAATGTACTAAAAATGCAGttgataaaaaatgttaaatacaaaaatgaaaaattgacaGAATTTAAATAACAACAATCCTATGCattttgtcaaaaaaattaataaaattcagtACATTCAGCTTTatgcaaaaatgttttataatatatatatttttttattttatatcttacaAATTCCATAATGACACAGAGAAAAAAATGGTTTTCAAATAAAAGGAAAAGGAGAGAAACTGAATTATCACATTGACATAAGTATTATGCCAGTTGAGGTGCAGCACTGATGCATCACCATTTCTCTGGATCATCCTTACAAACAACTGTGATTAAACATTCAAGAAAAGCATCATGCATTTCAGTTTAGCAATACAGAAAGCTCATATATAGTGGGGAAATTtttgttgcactttattttacagtatgtgtactaacatgtacttatagtgtactttgtacagtgtatttatctaagaaagttctggtaatacaaggtaacatggggtagggttaggtttaggggtaggttcagggttagtacctagttattacatagttattgtaattactttaataagtacatagtatgtacatgaggaacaggactgtaaaataaagtgctaccaaattttttttttataaaatattaataataataataataataacagctaTAGAGAAAGTTCAAAATGTATACTGAATTCTAAACTTTGTCTGTCAGatccagaaataaataaattaacctcCATCTACACAATCTAGAAGGGCACATTTAGGCAAGGGAAGTTTAGTCATTCAGTACATTTATGTACAgtagtaattcaaagtgctttacattgaaTCATTTAGGAGAATATAGCAGGTAAGAAATAACTAAGATGTAaaattgggtaaaaaaaaaaaaaaaaaaaaggttattaaatCACAGTGTCACTATGCTTTCTGCATAGTGTTTCTGTCATGTGTCTAAGATTTCTATTCATACACTCTATTCATTCTTTTCTGTTGGGTTCAGTGCAGTTTTACCTTCAGTGTAGAACTCCTCATGTTTGTTTGCAGAGCTTGCTTTAGATTGTCACAGATTCACATGACAGACCTCACTAAAATGTGCCACACTTTTGAGAACAGACTGAAATGAATaaagataaaaagacaaacactAGAGATCCTTCAGAAGAAAATACAGAGCAACAAGTGCTAAACAAAGCCAGGatctttacacattattattaaagcttttttattatacttttgttacttttaggtactaatatgaacACTGTTGGTCCTTGATCGCAATAATTTATTCCATTGACACATTTGTATTGTTATTCATATCTCTACCACATGATGCCACTGTAAACTCAATCTGTTTAATCAAGAAAGTGGCGTTTACCTGAAATATGTCCTGTACAGCATTTAGTGAAACATcaatcaatgttttatttatttcttttttctttttaatatttatttgttgttgttggtttttagcaatgtcatctgacccctttaaaaatgctgtttataacatttagatttttgatACACAATGTAGAGCATGCAACTATACATTAAAAAAGTGTCTTTACTAAATTTACCCTGTGTGTAACATATGATTTTTAGACTAAATGTTTATACAGCAATTAGGTTAAGTCAAACAGTTCAAGTATTTAACAAATAGTATTCTTGTGGAAGTTTTGATAACACATTAGGAATTTGCttggttgtttatttttttctttttcttttttagaattgTGGGAGAATgtagatttatattattattttgatattattattttgataatccaCTCTCAGTTTATACAGAATTGTGCAGACTTAGCAGATCATTTAACCACATgtcatgtaaacaaataaaagacTTTAACTTCAGAAAAAAAGCATTAAAGATGCAGTAAATGGGGCCATTTTTTCCAACCCTAGCAACCCCCCTGGATTCTGTTCCCATCAAACGCTATTTCCACCAACTCTTCTTTAAAGCATGATGACCTTTTTTTCTCATGTCATTGCATTTTCTGCTTCTTTCTTGCTGTGTTGAGCTATATTGTCCAGCTCTAAAGCAACACCAACTGTATCACGTTTTGTAAAAGAGAATTcaaattatttcacatttaatagCTCAACTGAATGGCTTTTCGATCAAATTTTTGCATCTGTCCTGTGTGCTGCATATTTCTCCTTCGAGACCGCATACATGTGCATCTTAGAGGGAGCATTGGATTCCCAGGGCATCATATAGGGTTGTTCCATGATGTTGAGCAGAGCTGCTCCTCTAGGGAAATCCTCCAAAGTTAGTAGCATGATGGCACCAAACAAGGAAATAAATACATCTTCACTGCCCTCCACTAAGccctcacacatctggacaaaaaagaCTCAAAtgttagaatgctgttcatagactttagTTCAGCATTCATCACAATCATCCCTCAGCAGCTAATTCACAAAATGTTCCAGCTTGGGCCAACACATTGCTGTGCTACTGACTGTTGAACTTTCTGACTCTGGGCCTCTGtgactggagcccttcctgggcttaagtGGAGAACAGGATCCCATCCTGGGCATAACTGGGGAACAGGCACTGGAGGAACAGGCTGGACGAGGAAACCAAGGACGGGATCAGCGGAGATGTCggagagaggagagggggcaGTTCATCCTCCAGTTCAGATTCCCAGTCCATAAATTCGGCCTGCAGGGGATGGAGCTCCTCTCTGCGGTTACCCTGTCAGTGTCCCTCTCCCTCTAGGCAGACAGTGTTGCCGCCTCACACACCTGGTCTGACATCACGGCTTCTGGCTCCGCAGCAATCCTCAGCTGTCGCTCTATGTGACGATGCCTCGTCGGTCACAGCgggctctggctctccatcaGCAGTGCACTCTAGCATGCAGGGCTCTGGGTCTGTGCTGGGCTCTGGGATtggagtggacctggcgagatcctccatgggGCAGAtggtgagaggtgacccattctCACCAGAGTCCACTCCACAAATGCTGCAAATTCCTCCCGGGGACCATCTTTGGACGATGGCGCTCTGCACGGCGTGTTGAAGCTGGCGTTGTAGAACGCACAGTGCGCGTCATCCGGTTAGGTGGTGAGATGGGCTAGCAACAGGAACTGCctcgtatggtcctcgagagaatgTCCTTTCTGCTCCAGCAGGAGAAGGAGGAATTCGGGGCGAAGGAGGGTATCCATGGACACAACACTACGAAAAAAAAGGACTGAGGAAAACCGGAAAATAAACAGAGGGGAGACActcaatttaaacttttttttggttgGATCTTCTGTCACGATACACTGCCCGGAAGGAACACTTTAGAGGAAGACACACATGGTAGACCCgacaaaaa
This region includes:
- the LOC132131710 gene encoding uncharacterized protein LOC132131710 translates to MAEVLSEKPSSDFLFSVCSRFHCVSAHSERCLNDHRIEDIHLDHTMKIIQLQIYLFMWSQVTESLTNTAVTLGADVIISCDLDIKEIYWFRQKSSDPPELILRTFSSTEGAAKYENSIFKLKYSVKTNSSLFIRNITADELGVYYCVKTSEPQKFSNGTKIYISNSVYRNQTESKDAPQQETPWRNLTIITSVLLNVLLIIALIGLVKSNTDATGRCKNDSNNLQCAEIDFSMCAGNTRSCPEQSKIVYRQCMM